Within Desulfobacter sp., the genomic segment TGAGGTCTGCAGATTCAACCGCGCCCCGATCTGCTTGAGTTCGGCCACGGCAGCGGTGAGCGCCAGCCCCCTGGGGCAGCGCAGGGTGCACCAATAGCAGGCCGAACACATGGTGAAGCTTTGGCTGGTAAACAGGTCTGCCGACCGGTCCGTCAGCACCAGCCGCCACATCTGCCTGGGGGTCAGGTCCATGAAGTGAACATTGGGACAGGAGGCGGAGCAGGTGCCGCACTGGATACAGGTTTTCACCATCCCCTTTACCCTGTCCAGGGCCCGGATGACACCGGGTGAATTGATATCTTCTTTTTGGGAAACGGACATGGGTGTTCTCCTTATTTTCAATTTGCCAATACGCTGTCAATCACATCCAGGTAATGGGATTTCCCATCCACCCGGGCGGCCTTGCTGGGACAGACGGCGGCACATATGCCGCAGCCCTGGCAGGCCTGACCGTCCACCGCAATGGTTCCGGATTCCTCATCCAGAGTCCTGGCGTTAAAGGGGCAGGCCGGAATGCATGTC encodes:
- a CDS encoding 4Fe-4S dicluster domain-containing protein; translation: MSVSQKEDINSPGVIRALDRVKGMVKTCIQCGTCSASCPNVHFMDLTPRQMWRLVLTDRSADLFTSQSFTMCSACYWCTLRCPRGLALTAAVAELKQIGARLNLQTSKKSDLFYRLFLDNVRQYGRVREMELMGRYFLGLKNPVTPIAYTPLGLALMKRGKIHPQMPGQGPGKLDGLFEAVRERRDG